The Candidatus Desulfarcum epimagneticum DNA segment AAAATGGAAATGGACGGGCGTTAAATGGAACGGCTCACCGGAATATGACCCAGGAACGCAAGATAGTTCAATCCCTTTAATATGCTTTTTTGCCACGTGTCGCCGAAATGCGCCTTGATCCGCCGGGTCAGGGCCATGACCCAGTGACGCCGCCGGCTCCGGCTGATGGAGCCGGGGCATTTGGCATATTTTAATTTCCCGGATATGCATGAGCGTATGGCATTCTTTGACGCCTGAATCCGCCCGAAATACCCCTTTGGCCGGAAACGTATCACACAATGGCAGTCCGGACACCGATTGCGCTTAATCAGAAGCGGTTTTCTGAAACCGTCAAACAAAACGGGCGCATACCCATGCCCCCACAGCCTGCATCCGCCGCAGCGGGGGCATTGCTTCGGCTTTTTCCATTTATAATCGCGCTCTTGTTCAAAAAGCTTCTTGAGTTTTATGGAAATAAATATTACCATCACACCTCCTTGCAGGGCTGGAAGTTTCAGCCCTTGGTTTTGGAAAAGGGCGGTTTGTCCTGCCAAAGACTTGGCCGCCCTTTTCCCATAAAAAAAAGCCTCTCACTGAGAGGCTTCATTTATTCTGATAATTTTATTCTTTCGTCAATATATTCTGAAAAAAATCCTACGCTTGGTTAAATATAATGTGGCATTCTACAAAAGCCGGCGGCGGAAAAAACAAAAATAAGGGCTTTGTCGATATTTTCCAGTTTTTTGACTTCCAGCGCGTTTTCCCAAAAAACTTTCGCCTCTTTCAAAGAGAATTTCGCTTTTCGGTTTTTGACCTCCCCGATAAGAGAGTATCCGCCTTTCGGGGCTTTGGCAAACACATCCACCTGGATGTCTTTTTTGTGAGCCGGGGACGCGGTGTAGGACCACAGGGTCGAATATTCAACAAACCGGAAATCATCAGGCGCATTGTTGATCATGGACAGATAAAAATCGTTTTGCTTGTAAGCGCGGTGTTTCAGATGGTTCATGATGACATATTCGGAGAACTCGCCCTTGTATTTGTTGTATTCGCCCTGGAGTTTTTTATACAATACCCGGTATTCGTCTTTAATTTTTTCGGGAGTAAAGCCGTCGATCTCCTCCTGGTAAACCCCTCGAAACACCTTATCGAATATATTGTCCTGGACCGCGTGATAACTGAAATAGCTGGTTCCCTGCTCGATGATATCGGCTTTTACAAAGGCTTTTAAACGTTTTTCCAATTCCTGGTCCGTCATGGG contains these protein-coding regions:
- a CDS encoding conserved hypothetical protein (Evidence 4 : Unknown function but conserved in other organisms); amino-acid sequence: MVIFISIKLKKLFEQERDYKWKKPKQCPRCGGCRLWGHGYAPVLFDGFRKPLLIKRNRCPDCHCVIRFRPKGYFGRIQASKNAIRSCISGKLKYAKCPGSISRSRRRHWVMALTRRIKAHFGDTWQKSILKGLNYLAFLGHIPVSRSI
- a CDS encoding conserved hypothetical protein (Evidence 4 : Unknown function but conserved in other organisms) encodes the protein MLVSGSWVGWLMDDLNKMLPGRFTISDFGNMPKNEAVEMALNYSEIEQVPITHETARIMADITEGNPFYISSLFQSEYPDKDFSTQKGILEVLDFETMDKRGGVRGTWMEYIHSATDRINDANGKRIILYICQNKERKVTRDEIRNALDLPMTDQELEKRLKAFVKADIIEQGTSYFSYHAVQDNIFDKVFRGVYQEEIDGFTPEKIKDEYRVLYKKLQGEYNKYKGEFSEYVIMNHLKHRAYKQNDFYLSMINNAPDDFRFVEYSTLWSYTASPAHKKDIQVDVFAKAPKGGYSLIGEVKNRKAKFSLKEAKVFWENALEVKKLENIDKALIFVFSAAGFCRMPHYI